Proteins co-encoded in one Gammaproteobacteria bacterium genomic window:
- a CDS encoding prepilin peptidase: MTIENYLLDHSYLFILLTGLIGFFVGYLLNIIIYRLPLVIEAENYQIALEILGTTSPTRSAKPRPFTKRILLSRYLVVELITCALSVILAIHFGPSLQLLCAWLLTFALITLFFIDNDTMLLPDQITLPILWLGLFFNIFSVFTPITDAVLGAIFGYLFFYLMAYLMLKIRKTHGLGGGDLKLISLLGAWFGWQILPIIIFIASFTGALFAAFYIFFKKEKVTLQIPFGPFLTFAGFLILLWGRTLYHY; the protein is encoded by the coding sequence ATGACTATAGAGAATTATCTACTCGACCACTCCTACCTGTTCATTTTGTTAACAGGATTAATCGGTTTTTTTGTAGGCTATCTCCTAAATATAATTATCTATCGACTGCCCTTGGTTATTGAAGCTGAAAATTATCAAATCGCGCTAGAAATACTAGGCACTACTTCTCCCACGCGCTCCGCGAAACCTCGACCATTTACGAAAAGAATTCTCTTATCACGTTATCTCGTGGTTGAGCTTATTACCTGCGCCCTATCTGTTATATTAGCGATCCATTTCGGCCCCAGCTTGCAATTACTTTGCGCTTGGCTGTTAACCTTTGCTTTAATTACGTTATTCTTTATCGATAATGATACTATGCTGCTACCTGATCAAATCACCTTACCCATTTTGTGGCTGGGACTTTTCTTTAATATATTTTCAGTGTTCACTCCAATAACGGATGCAGTGTTAGGGGCAATTTTTGGATACCTCTTTTTCTATTTAATGGCCTATTTAATGCTAAAAATACGAAAAACCCACGGATTAGGAGGCGGGGATTTGAAATTAATTAGCCTGCTGGGAGCATGGTTTGGCTGGCAAATATTACCTATAATTATTTTTATAGCGTCTTTTACGGGCGCCTTATTTGCAGCATTCTATATTTTCTTTAAAAAGGAAAAAGTGACCTTGCAAATTCCCTTTGGACCCTTTCTTACCTTTGCAGGCTTTCTGATTTTATTGTGGGGGCGGACACTTTATCACTATTAA
- a CDS encoding dephospho-CoA kinase, translating into MLKIGLTGGIGSGKSTVASYFEDLGIQIIDSDVIARNLTNIAEPAHTAIVQKYGNKILTQEGEINRRELRAIIFSDTNEKRWLEDLIHPLIKQKILEGIAASTSPYCIVVIPLLVETGVYDLTDRILVVDSPIEKQISRTTKRDKTSEHFVIDIIKNQATREERMAVATDVIYNNGDFDQLKQGVYQQHLIYLQMLKS; encoded by the coding sequence ATGCTAAAGATTGGTTTAACGGGGGGTATAGGCAGCGGTAAAAGTACAGTTGCCAGCTATTTTGAAGACCTCGGAATCCAGATTATTGATTCTGATGTGATTGCCCGTAATCTCACCAATATTGCGGAGCCTGCCCACACTGCAATTGTTCAAAAATACGGTAATAAAATTCTTACACAAGAAGGTGAAATTAACCGACGCGAATTGCGTGCCATTATTTTTTCCGACACCAATGAGAAAAGATGGCTAGAAGATTTGATACACCCCCTCATCAAGCAAAAAATCCTAGAAGGTATTGCCGCCAGCACCTCACCATACTGCATTGTCGTGATTCCGCTGCTCGTAGAAACGGGAGTCTATGATTTAACAGATCGCATTTTGGTAGTGGATTCCCCCATCGAGAAACAAATCTCCCGCACTACTAAACGTGATAAAACGAGTGAACATTTCGTGATTGATATTATAAAAAATCAAGCGACTCGCGAAGAACGTATGGCGGTGGCTACCGATGTTATTTATAACAATGGTGATTTTGATCAACTCAAACAGGGCGTCTACCAACAACACCTCATTTATCTCCAGATGCTTAAATCCTAG
- a CDS encoding osmotically inducible lipoprotein OsmB yields the protein MNKKVLSIVASGAISFLAMNLSACASRSDTGMVAGGVIGGAAGSAITGGSAVGTVAGAVGGAVIGRNVAR from the coding sequence ATGAACAAGAAAGTTTTGTCTATAGTGGCCAGTGGTGCCATTTCTTTTCTCGCCATGAACTTATCTGCGTGTGCATCCCGAAGTGATACCGGAATGGTTGCAGGCGGCGTAATCGGTGGAGCTGCTGGTAGCGCCATAACCGGAGGCAGCGCGGTCGGGACAGTAGCAGGCGCTGTGGGCGGCGCAGTTATTGGTCGAAATGTAGCACGTTGA
- a CDS encoding DMT family transporter, with protein sequence MESKKVLTYGLLLSVILIWALSWPISKLGLMDMPPMWYSAFRLVVGFVTIFIILLFQKKIKIPKKQDIPLIMSIGLLQMACFLILINGGLLFVDAGRSAILVYSTPFLITPIAVLFFDERLTKAKLIGLLLGGLGILLLFNPWTFNWHDHHTLIGNVLLLLAAVCWAVAMLHTRYGIWHSPSIQLVPWQLLIAGFFVIMACLILNPHPQINWNSRLIWTGLYNGILATGFAYAAIIYVSQKLPVINTSLLLLGVPVAGLVFSSLLLSEKLTWVTSAALALIISGLIAIAMDKSTDIKA encoded by the coding sequence ATGGAATCAAAAAAAGTTCTGACTTATGGTTTATTATTATCAGTAATTCTGATTTGGGCACTTTCCTGGCCCATTAGCAAATTGGGCCTGATGGACATGCCCCCTATGTGGTATTCCGCTTTTCGCCTAGTCGTTGGCTTTGTCACTATCTTTATTATTCTGCTTTTCCAAAAGAAGATTAAGATTCCAAAGAAGCAAGATATCCCCTTAATAATGAGCATTGGACTACTTCAGATGGCCTGTTTTCTCATATTGATTAATGGCGGACTTCTGTTTGTCGATGCGGGACGCTCTGCTATTTTAGTTTATTCAACCCCTTTTTTGATTACCCCTATCGCTGTGCTATTTTTTGATGAACGATTAACGAAAGCCAAGCTAATCGGGTTACTTTTAGGCGGCCTGGGAATTTTACTGCTGTTTAATCCCTGGACTTTTAATTGGCATGATCATCATACCTTGATCGGTAATGTGCTGTTATTACTCGCGGCAGTATGCTGGGCTGTTGCTATGTTGCATACACGCTATGGCATCTGGCATAGTCCATCAATACAGTTAGTTCCTTGGCAGCTACTCATTGCCGGATTTTTTGTCATTATGGCGTGCTTGATTCTTAATCCTCACCCACAGATTAATTGGAACTCTCGCTTGATATGGACTGGCCTGTACAATGGAATCTTAGCAACTGGCTTTGCCTACGCCGCCATAATTTATGTGAGTCAAAAACTCCCCGTGATTAATACCTCACTCCTACTCTTAGGCGTTCCTGTGGCAGGGCTGGTCTTTTCCTCTCTTTTACTTAGCGAGAAATTAACGTGGGTGACCAGTGCAGCATTAGCATTAATAATAAGCGGCTTGATTGCCATTGCGATGGATAAAAGTACTGACATTAAGGCGTAA
- the zapD gene encoding cell division protein ZapD: protein MQDEIITYEQPLNEHIRVCLRLEHLFEQIVNNLENPTDWGSRTAILALLETVNVIDRPDLKTKLTKALTQHAATLTQLEVLPQVDGSKLRTVLSELDRLIDQLYATQGKIGHNLRGNEFLNTIRQHLYNPGGAVNFSNPGFQLWLQQPSVTRINDLKIWVKEFDQLRDVVNILLRLTRQSSLPIEKYADNGFYQQALDPNATCEMVRVMLPVTSNLYPEISVGRHRLSVRFLEPNCHELGRSKQCDYNLKFKLTCCAI, encoded by the coding sequence ATGCAAGATGAAATAATCACTTATGAGCAGCCCTTAAATGAACACATTAGGGTTTGTTTGCGACTCGAACATCTGTTTGAGCAGATAGTTAATAATCTGGAAAATCCCACTGACTGGGGAAGTCGCACTGCAATTTTGGCATTACTGGAGACGGTTAACGTAATCGATAGGCCAGATCTAAAAACTAAGCTCACCAAAGCACTCACACAACACGCGGCTACATTAACCCAGCTGGAAGTATTGCCTCAAGTAGATGGCAGCAAACTACGTACTGTATTATCTGAGTTAGATAGGTTAATTGACCAGTTGTATGCTACCCAAGGAAAAATCGGTCACAACCTGCGGGGCAATGAATTCTTAAATACAATTCGCCAACATCTTTACAATCCAGGCGGAGCGGTAAATTTTAGCAATCCTGGCTTTCAACTATGGCTACAACAACCTTCGGTTACCCGTATCAACGATCTTAAAATATGGGTTAAAGAATTCGATCAACTAAGAGATGTGGTCAATATTCTGTTGCGACTGACCCGACAAAGCAGTCTACCGATTGAAAAATATGCAGATAACGGTTTTTACCAGCAGGCGCTTGATCCTAATGCCACTTGTGAAATGGTGAGAGTTATGTTACCCGTCACCTCCAATTTATATCCGGAAATTAGCGTGGGTCGGCATCGCTTATCCGTAAGATTTTTAGAACCCAATTGCCATGAACTCGGTCGTTCAAAGCAATGTGACTACAATCTAAAGTTCAAACTAACGTGTTGTGCCATCTAG
- the yacG gene encoding DNA gyrase inhibitor YacG yields MKPELPSLNVKCPTCSTEIVWNEKNVFRPFCCERCRLIDLGDWIAEKHVIPGMPENSIAKESEEE; encoded by the coding sequence ATGAAACCAGAATTACCTTCACTCAACGTAAAATGCCCTACTTGCAGTACTGAAATCGTGTGGAATGAGAAGAATGTCTTTCGCCCTTTCTGCTGTGAGCGATGTCGTCTCATAGATTTAGGAGACTGGATTGCAGAAAAACATGTTATTCCGGGAATGCCTGAAAACTCTATCGCCAAAGAATCTGAAGAAGAATAG
- a CDS encoding NUDIX domain-containing protein, whose product MDRLISNPTPKVIHVAVGIITNADGELLVAKRPDHWLGGGFWEFPGGKLEANEDSVMALKRELLEEVGITVNECTPLIRLTYAYPERTVILHAWDVKLFSGKAAGLEGQEISWRQPNTLNQLNMLPANRAIVVATLLPKEYLITPSCDDPEIFLSALEEKLIQSPTRMLKFQSDNLNDADYLSVAKKIAVLCRNRKVTLLLSPINHALINQTIADGVVMHTDQLLHMDQRPIAKETWLGAACDTITELSRIEEIGIDFFEITGEYDNETQRNQLIAAANIPIYIREKQSSGFTIARRALWSGVSN is encoded by the coding sequence ATGGACAGATTAATTAGTAATCCCACGCCCAAGGTTATCCATGTTGCCGTTGGAATAATTACCAATGCCGACGGGGAATTACTCGTTGCAAAACGCCCCGATCATTGGTTAGGGGGAGGCTTTTGGGAGTTTCCAGGAGGTAAGCTAGAGGCCAATGAAGATTCAGTGATGGCCCTGAAGAGAGAGTTGCTCGAAGAGGTAGGCATCACGGTTAATGAATGTACCCCCCTTATTCGTCTCACCTATGCCTATCCCGAAAGAACTGTGATACTTCATGCATGGGATGTGAAGTTGTTTAGTGGCAAAGCCGCAGGTCTAGAAGGCCAGGAAATAAGCTGGCGGCAACCCAATACCTTGAATCAATTAAACATGCTGCCTGCTAATCGCGCTATTGTAGTTGCCACACTGCTGCCTAAAGAATATCTCATTACGCCCTCCTGTGATGATCCTGAAATTTTCTTATCCGCCTTAGAAGAAAAATTAATCCAGAGTCCTACACGGATGCTTAAATTTCAGTCGGATAATCTCAATGATGCGGATTACTTATCTGTAGCAAAGAAGATTGCTGTGTTGTGTCGAAATAGGAAAGTAACGTTACTACTTAGCCCCATTAATCACGCTCTAATTAATCAAACCATCGCGGATGGAGTGGTGATGCATACGGATCAACTCCTCCACATGGATCAACGTCCTATTGCAAAAGAAACCTGGTTGGGGGCTGCCTGCGATACGATTACCGAACTCTCGCGGATTGAAGAAATAGGGATCGATTTCTTTGAGATTACCGGGGAATACGATAATGAAACACAACGCAATCAGCTAATTGCTGCAGCCAATATTCCTATTTATATAAGAGAAAAACAATCAAGTGGATTTACTATAGCGCGACGTGCCTTGTGGAGCGGCGTCAGTAATTAA
- the secA gene encoding preprotein translocase subunit SecA has product MINTLLSKIFGTRNQRIVKGMSKIVTVINQLEPQFTALTDEQLRAKTNEFKDRYQKGESLNDLLPEAFAAVREASNRTLKMRHFDVQLIGGMVLHEGKIAEMRTGEGKTLVATLPAYLNAIPGKGVHIVTVNDYLAKRDAEWMAPIFRFLGLEVGVNLTNMGYEEKKKAYNADITYGTNNEFGFDYLRDNMAFSLETRVQRDLAYAIVDEVDSILVDEARTPLIISGPAEESSELYMRINSLIPSLKQQSNKDAPGDFSLDEKVKQVYLSEEGHLNVETIFTEGGLLKPGESLYSANNVMLLHHLNAALRANFLYHRDVEYIVKDDKVIIVDEHTGRLMSGRRWSDGLHQAVEAKEGVKIESENQTLATITFQNYFRLYNKISGMTGTADTEAYEFQQIYGLEVVVIPTNQPVVRKDQSDQVYLTGEGKFNAIIEDIKKRHQNGQPILVGTASIETSEFLSNVLSKQKVPHQVLNAKYHEKEAKIIAQAGRPGTVTIATNMAGRGTDIVLGGNLEAELADLENPTDQQITDLRLHWQERHKQVVAAGGLHVLGTERHESRRIDNQLRGRSGRQGDPGSSQFFLSLEDNLMRIFAPERFSSVMRKLGMQEDQPIESGLVSRAIENAQRKVEGHNFDMRKQLLQYDDVANDQRKVIYYQRFELMAAEDISQTINGIVEDVILVTVENHIPPQSLEEQWDVAGLEQVLAKDFGFKLSIQEWLEKEENLYEETLRERIIAEVQRLYKKKEEQLGPMVLRQLEKSVMLQSLDMHWKEHLAAMDHLRQGIHLRGFAQKNPTQEYKRECFEMFTQMLDGIKYYVISTLCMMNINTEQDVQAVENMRRQLSNLENAEFQHALMTSGQPNFGENEGAELEMVETYTRAEPKVGRNDPCPCGSSRKYKHCHGQIN; this is encoded by the coding sequence ATGATCAATACGTTATTGAGCAAAATATTCGGTACTCGTAACCAACGAATTGTTAAGGGTATGAGTAAGATAGTTACGGTTATTAACCAACTTGAACCGCAGTTCACCGCACTGACGGATGAACAGTTACGTGCCAAGACTAACGAATTTAAAGACCGTTATCAAAAAGGTGAATCTCTCAATGATTTGCTGCCTGAAGCTTTTGCTGCAGTGCGAGAAGCCAGCAATAGAACGCTCAAGATGCGCCATTTTGACGTGCAGTTAATTGGGGGTATGGTTTTGCATGAAGGTAAAATTGCTGAAATGCGTACAGGGGAAGGTAAAACCTTGGTCGCTACTCTGCCGGCTTACCTCAATGCGATACCCGGTAAAGGGGTTCACATCGTTACCGTTAATGATTATCTTGCAAAGCGCGATGCAGAATGGATGGCCCCTATCTTTCGTTTTCTTGGTTTAGAGGTGGGAGTCAATCTCACTAATATGGGCTATGAAGAAAAGAAAAAAGCCTATAATGCAGACATAACCTATGGAACAAACAACGAGTTTGGCTTTGATTATCTGCGTGACAATATGGCATTTAGTCTTGAGACTCGGGTTCAACGTGACCTTGCTTATGCGATTGTCGATGAAGTGGACTCCATTCTTGTTGATGAAGCCAGAACTCCCTTGATCATTTCTGGTCCTGCGGAAGAAAGTTCAGAATTATATATGCGTATTAATTCTTTAATCCCCAGCCTAAAGCAACAAAGCAATAAGGATGCTCCAGGCGATTTTTCTTTAGATGAAAAAGTAAAGCAAGTGTACTTAAGTGAAGAAGGCCATTTGAATGTCGAAACAATATTCACTGAGGGCGGTCTCTTAAAGCCAGGTGAAAGTCTCTATAGTGCAAATAATGTCATGCTGCTTCATCATTTGAATGCGGCTTTACGTGCGAATTTTCTCTACCATCGTGATGTTGAATACATCGTAAAAGACGATAAGGTCATAATTGTTGACGAACATACCGGGCGCTTAATGTCTGGTAGACGCTGGTCGGATGGATTACATCAGGCAGTGGAAGCGAAGGAAGGGGTGAAGATTGAAAGCGAAAATCAAACATTAGCCACTATCACTTTCCAAAATTATTTTAGACTGTATAACAAGATTTCGGGTATGACGGGTACGGCGGACACCGAAGCATATGAGTTCCAACAAATATATGGTCTTGAAGTCGTTGTCATCCCTACCAATCAACCGGTGGTGCGCAAAGATCAAAGTGACCAAGTCTATTTGACAGGTGAGGGCAAGTTTAATGCCATTATCGAAGATATAAAGAAAAGACATCAAAACGGTCAGCCTATTCTAGTGGGTACCGCATCGATCGAAACTTCCGAATTTCTATCCAATGTGTTAAGCAAACAAAAAGTTCCCCATCAAGTTTTAAATGCAAAATATCACGAAAAAGAAGCCAAGATAATTGCTCAGGCAGGGCGCCCTGGTACCGTGACCATCGCGACCAATATGGCAGGACGGGGTACTGATATTGTACTAGGGGGCAATCTCGAAGCAGAACTTGCTGATTTAGAAAATCCTACCGACCAGCAAATTACTGACTTGCGGTTACATTGGCAAGAACGTCATAAACAAGTTGTGGCCGCTGGAGGTCTGCACGTTTTAGGTACGGAACGACATGAGTCGAGACGTATCGATAATCAATTACGTGGTCGATCCGGGCGACAAGGTGATCCAGGATCTTCACAATTCTTTCTCTCATTAGAAGATAATCTCATGCGTATCTTCGCGCCTGAACGATTCTCCAGCGTAATGCGGAAATTAGGAATGCAGGAAGATCAGCCTATCGAATCAGGCTTGGTATCAAGAGCAATTGAAAACGCGCAGCGCAAAGTGGAAGGACACAACTTTGATATGCGCAAACAGTTATTACAGTATGATGATGTAGCGAATGATCAACGTAAGGTAATTTATTATCAACGATTCGAATTAATGGCAGCAGAGGATATATCTCAAACCATCAATGGAATTGTCGAAGATGTAATATTAGTGACAGTTGAAAATCACATTCCTCCTCAAAGTTTAGAAGAACAATGGGATGTTGCGGGCTTAGAACAAGTATTAGCGAAAGATTTTGGATTTAAACTTTCAATTCAAGAATGGCTTGAAAAAGAAGAGAACTTATACGAAGAAACCCTTCGCGAACGCATTATTGCCGAGGTGCAAAGACTCTATAAGAAAAAAGAAGAACAACTGGGGCCAATGGTTCTACGTCAACTTGAAAAATCCGTCATGTTACAAAGCCTAGATATGCATTGGAAAGAACATCTTGCTGCGATGGATCATCTACGACAAGGTATTCATTTACGAGGATTTGCGCAAAAAAATCCAACGCAAGAATATAAGCGTGAGTGTTTTGAAATGTTTACTCAAATGTTGGATGGCATTAAATATTATGTGATTAGCACCTTGTGTATGATGAATATCAATACAGAACAAGATGTCCAAGCCGTTGAGAATATGAGAAGACAACTCTCTAATTTAGAAAATGCTGAATTTCAACATGCTCTCATGACGTCAGGGCAGCCAAATTTCGGTGAAAATGAAGGCGCAGAATTAGAAATGGTGGAGACTTATACTCGAGCAGAGCCTAAAGTGGGTCGAAATGATCCTTGCCCTTGTGGTTCTAGTCGAAAATATAAACATTGTCATGGACAGATTAATTAG
- a CDS encoding DUF721 domain-containing protein — translation MKTLTELLASDVFKPLMDKTANLQRLNAVWSIIMQEWAEHCVVADFEKGELLLQVRNAAWATRVRYAVPEIIKKLGGHAEFKLLNKIKCKISPHCPLFKYE, via the coding sequence ATGAAAACGCTGACCGAACTGCTAGCTTCAGATGTATTCAAACCCTTAATGGATAAGACCGCGAACTTACAAAGGTTAAACGCTGTCTGGAGTATTATCATGCAAGAATGGGCAGAACATTGCGTGGTAGCTGATTTTGAAAAAGGGGAATTACTCTTACAGGTTCGCAATGCAGCATGGGCTACCCGGGTACGTTATGCCGTACCTGAAATTATAAAAAAATTGGGTGGGCATGCTGAGTTTAAATTATTAAATAAAATAAAGTGCAAGATTTCACCCCATTGTCCTTTATTTAAATATGAATAA
- a CDS encoding UDP-3-O-acyl-N-acetylglucosamine deacetylase yields the protein MVWQTTVKTEMSATGTGLHTGEKVYLKICPAPVNTGIRFRRIDQNPIVEIPALVGHVGDTTLNTCLVKDGVRVSTIEHLLSAFAGLGIDNAYVDLTAPEVPIMDGSAGPFVFLVQSAGIQEQNAPKKFIRIKRKVEIRHGDKVGSISPYNGFRVTLTIDFDHPIIRSSNQTATLDFSTSSYIKEVSRARTFGFLSEYEYLRANNLALGGSLDNAIVLDDFRILNDDGLRFEDEFVKHKLLDVVGDLYQLGHSMIGEFHGYKCGHQLNNQLLQALLKDQSAWEIVTFTDKTTLPIIFPAVDGLCYAGA from the coding sequence ATGGTTTGGCAGACAACAGTTAAAACTGAGATGAGCGCTACGGGTACAGGGTTGCACACAGGTGAAAAGGTCTATCTTAAAATATGCCCTGCACCGGTAAATACCGGAATTCGTTTTAGACGTATAGATCAAAATCCTATAGTAGAAATACCTGCGCTAGTCGGGCACGTGGGCGATACAACGCTTAATACCTGCTTGGTAAAAGACGGCGTGCGCGTTTCTACCATTGAACACTTACTGTCCGCTTTTGCGGGGTTGGGTATTGATAACGCCTATGTAGATCTTACCGCTCCGGAAGTGCCCATTATGGATGGCAGTGCTGGCCCCTTTGTTTTCCTGGTTCAATCCGCAGGAATACAAGAACAAAATGCTCCCAAAAAATTCATTCGTATCAAACGCAAAGTTGAAATACGCCACGGCGATAAAGTGGGCTCAATCTCTCCTTATAATGGTTTTAGAGTCACCCTAACGATTGATTTCGATCATCCTATTATCCGCAGCAGTAATCAAACTGCTACCTTAGATTTCTCAACAAGCTCGTATATTAAGGAAGTGAGTCGTGCCAGAACGTTCGGTTTCTTATCCGAATACGAATATCTACGCGCTAATAATCTTGCATTGGGCGGTAGTTTAGACAACGCCATAGTATTAGATGATTTCCGTATATTGAATGATGATGGTTTGCGTTTCGAAGATGAATTTGTGAAACATAAGCTATTAGATGTAGTGGGGGATTTGTATCAGTTAGGTCACAGCATGATCGGAGAGTTTCACGGTTATAAGTGTGGTCACCAGCTAAACAATCAGTTATTACAGGCATTATTAAAAGATCAAAGTGCTTGGGAAATAGTCACATTTACGGATAAAACGACACTCCCTATTATCTTCCCTGCAGTAGATGGATTGTGCTACGCGGGCGCCTAA
- the ftsZ gene encoding cell division protein FtsZ translates to MFELTDSSPHNAVIKVIGVGGGGGNAVEHMMQENIEGVEFICANTDAQALRKSNARVLLQLGDDLTKGLGAGADPEVGKKAAEENRERIKDVIEGSDMIFITAGMGGGTGTGAAPVFAQIARELGILTVAVVTKPFIFEGKKRMQVADHGIRDLAKNVDSLITIPNNKLLSVLGKNITLLNAFRAANNVLLGAVQGIADLITRPGLINVDFADVRTVMSEMGMAMMGTGVSIGENRATEAAQAAISSPLLEDIDLTGARGVLVNITAGMGMSIGEFEAVGEVVKSFTSENATVVVGTVIDPDMSDELRVTVVATGLGRREEETSAGVVGVHHLKILESKQDGVVDYHQLERPTVMRNHGVSRATADIGDVKELDYLDIPAFLRRQED, encoded by the coding sequence ATGTTTGAACTAACTGATAGTTCTCCACATAATGCAGTAATAAAAGTAATTGGTGTTGGCGGTGGCGGTGGTAATGCAGTCGAACATATGATGCAGGAGAACATCGAAGGGGTTGAATTTATCTGTGCAAATACAGATGCGCAAGCCCTGCGAAAATCTAATGCACGTGTATTGCTTCAGTTAGGCGATGATTTGACTAAGGGGCTGGGCGCAGGTGCCGATCCTGAAGTTGGAAAAAAAGCCGCTGAAGAAAATCGTGAGCGCATCAAGGATGTAATTGAAGGCTCGGACATGATCTTCATTACTGCAGGTATGGGAGGCGGAACCGGCACAGGTGCTGCTCCAGTATTTGCTCAGATCGCCAGAGAGCTGGGGATATTGACCGTTGCAGTGGTTACCAAACCTTTTATCTTTGAAGGTAAGAAAAGAATGCAGGTCGCAGACCATGGTATTCGTGATTTAGCTAAAAATGTGGATTCTCTCATCACTATTCCCAATAACAAGCTACTCAGCGTGCTGGGAAAAAACATTACACTGCTCAATGCATTTCGTGCAGCGAACAACGTATTGCTGGGTGCGGTACAAGGCATAGCAGATCTAATCACTCGTCCAGGGTTAATTAACGTAGATTTTGCCGACGTTCGTACCGTCATGTCGGAAATGGGCATGGCTATGATGGGCACCGGAGTGAGCATTGGTGAAAATCGTGCTACCGAAGCCGCTCAAGCAGCAATTTCTAGCCCCTTGTTAGAAGATATTGATTTAACGGGCGCCAGAGGTGTGCTGGTCAATATAACTGCGGGTATGGGCATGTCAATTGGTGAATTTGAAGCGGTCGGAGAGGTCGTGAAATCGTTCACTTCAGAAAATGCCACAGTGGTAGTGGGTACCGTCATTGATCCTGATATGTCGGATGAATTGCGAGTTACCGTCGTTGCTACAGGTTTAGGCCGCAGAGAGGAAGAGACAAGTGCGGGCGTAGTTGGCGTTCATCACTTAAAAATTCTGGAATCCAAGCAAGATGGAGTGGTTGATTACCATCAGCTAGAAAGGCCCACTGTCATGCGCAATCACGGCGTATCAAGAGCGACAGCTGATATAGGCGATGTGAAAGAGTTGGATTATTTGGATATCCCCGCTTTCCTGCGAAGACAAGAAGACTAA